In Candidatus Nealsonbacteria bacterium DGGOD1a, one DNA window encodes the following:
- the dcm gene encoding DNA (cytosine-5-)-methyltransferase has translation MTISRKKKIKVIDLFAGIGGIGLAFKRAGFDIVYSNDFDRFACKTYEANVGKIDYRDIKKVKPEELPIYNVLLAGFPCQPFSALGHRLGFEDPRGNLFFEIERLLHTNKPDAFFLENVRHLKTHNDGNTFREISKALEGRLGYKLFVNILNGKDFGLPQSRERFYLVGFRENVSFTFPKVTNKELPRLDSILEENVDPKYYLSEKYLTGLEKHKERHRGKGHGFGYEILDPQGIAHTLVAGNMGRERNLIKDKLVESYDHEILTPRNKKGVRKLTVREYARLQGFPDSFVFPVSDNQAYKQIGNSVCVPVVHAIAKKMKKVLESTYSFQQNQDLMPGEHTAN, from the coding sequence ATGACTATCTCGCGTAAAAAAAAGATAAAAGTAATCGACCTTTTTGCCGGTATCGGCGGTATTGGCCTCGCCTTTAAACGCGCGGGTTTTGATATTGTTTATTCAAATGATTTTGACAGGTTTGCTTGTAAAACATATGAAGCTAATGTCGGAAAGATTGATTATCGCGATATCAAAAAAGTCAAACCAGAAGAACTACCGATCTATAATGTTTTATTGGCTGGATTTCCGTGCCAACCGTTTTCCGCTCTGGGCCATCGTTTAGGATTTGAAGATCCGAGAGGTAATTTATTTTTTGAAATAGAAAGGTTACTGCACACAAACAAACCAGATGCTTTTTTTCTCGAGAATGTTCGTCATCTTAAAACTCATAACGACGGGAATACTTTCCGTGAGATCTCCAAAGCTTTGGAGGGTCGTTTAGGTTATAAATTATTCGTAAATATTTTAAACGGAAAAGATTTCGGCTTACCGCAGAGCAGAGAGCGGTTTTATTTGGTAGGCTTCAGGGAAAATGTATCATTCACGTTTCCGAAGGTAACAAATAAGGAATTACCGCGCTTGGATTCGATCCTTGAGGAAAACGTCGACCCCAAATATTACCTTTCCGAAAAATATTTAACTGGGCTAGAAAAACACAAAGAGAGACATCGAGGCAAAGGCCACGGATTCGGATATGAAATACTAGATCCGCAAGGTATCGCTCACACTCTTGTCGCTGGTAACATGGGCAGGGAAAGAAACTTGATCAAAGATAAACTGGTGGAATCGTATGATCATGAAATTTTGACTCCAAGAAATAAAAAGGGTGTTCGCAAATTAACGGTTAGAGAATACGCTCGCCTTCAAGGATTTCCAGATTCTTTCGTTTTCCCGGTTTCAGACAACCAAGCATATAAACAAATAGGTAACTCTGTCTGTGTACCAGTAGTGCATGCAATCGCAAAAAAAATGAAAAAGGTTCTTGAAAGCACCTATTCTTTTCAACAAAATCAAGATTTAATGCCAGGAGAACATACAGCGAACTAA
- the murJ gene encoding murein biosynthesis integral membrane protein MurJ, with product MFNHFSNGNLINAQSRGIAVPAMILAVSAVASRLLGVLRDWLLAARFGAGSDLDVYFAAFRIPDFIYNVLVFGGITVAFLPLFSDYYQKDKESAWRFTNNILNVFFGLLALSAAVFFVFAPQLVVLVAPGFSPEQLSQTAFLSRLMFLSPVIFGIASIFSGVLQYFKKFLAYSLAAPLYNLGIIAGILFLAPEWGIAGAGVGVILGALLYLAIQIAPAVKCGFRWRAVFDLRAESLKRVFGLMLPRTLGIAANQINLIIPTIIGSTLAPGSITIFNLASNIFSLPVGIVGVSWATAAFAPFSKYFTEGRTQKLAQKFSQTLRQVGFLAIPAAVLIFFLSRPLVDFLYRHGEFDAYDAEICALTLMVFCLGIYFAAAMPALFRLFFAMKDTASPTWSTVVSVAANIAMSFWFVFWFAPWARILGLALAYGIANLLQFAILWFLLRRKNRVPVLAREICFSLFKSIGAGIFMALALYLTMEALPFSVGPLSTLLAGGAVGGAVYLAAAWLFRTPEIKELLAS from the coding sequence ATGTTCAATCATTTTTCTAACGGCAACCTGATTAACGCGCAAAGCCGGGGAATCGCCGTTCCGGCAATGATTTTGGCGGTTTCGGCGGTTGCCAGCCGGTTGCTGGGAGTGTTGCGCGACTGGCTGTTGGCGGCGCGGTTCGGCGCCGGATCGGATTTGGATGTGTATTTCGCGGCGTTCCGCATCCCGGACTTTATTTACAATGTTTTGGTTTTCGGCGGGATCACAGTGGCATTTCTGCCGCTTTTTTCGGATTATTACCAAAAAGACAAGGAAAGCGCGTGGCGTTTTACAAACAACATCCTGAATGTTTTTTTTGGTTTGCTGGCGTTGTCGGCCGCGGTTTTTTTTGTTTTCGCGCCGCAGCTTGTGGTTTTGGTGGCGCCCGGATTTTCGCCGGAACAATTAAGCCAAACCGCGTTTTTGAGCCGGTTGATGTTCTTGAGTCCCGTAATTTTCGGAATCGCATCGATATTTTCGGGAGTTCTGCAATACTTTAAAAAATTTCTGGCCTACAGCTTGGCCGCGCCGCTTTATAACCTGGGAATCATCGCGGGAATTTTATTTCTGGCGCCCGAATGGGGAATCGCGGGCGCGGGCGTTGGCGTGATTCTGGGCGCGTTGCTTTATCTGGCGATTCAAATCGCGCCCGCGGTCAAATGCGGTTTTCGCTGGCGGGCCGTTTTTGATTTGCGCGCCGAATCATTAAAGCGGGTATTTGGTTTGATGTTACCCCGCACTTTGGGGATCGCGGCCAATCAGATAAATCTGATCATACCCACGATCATCGGTTCAACTTTGGCGCCGGGATCGATTACGATTTTTAATTTGGCCAGCAATATCTTTTCTCTGCCGGTGGGGATTGTCGGCGTTTCCTGGGCCACGGCGGCATTCGCGCCATTTTCAAAATATTTCACCGAAGGCCGGACGCAAAAATTGGCCCAAAAATTTTCTCAAACTTTGCGCCAGGTTGGCTTCTTGGCGATTCCGGCCGCGGTTTTGATATTCTTTTTAAGCCGGCCGTTGGTGGATTTTTTGTATCGGCACGGGGAATTCGACGCTTATGACGCGGAGATTTGCGCGCTCACATTAATGGTTTTCTGTTTGGGAATATATTTCGCGGCCGCAATGCCGGCGCTGTTTCGCTTGTTTTTCGCCATGAAAGACACCGCTTCGCCCACTTGGTCCACGGTTGTTTCGGTGGCGGCAAATATCGCCATGAGTTTTTGGTTCGTCTTTTGGTTCGCGCCCTGGGCTCGGATTTTGGGATTGGCGCTGGCTTATGGCATCGCCAATTTGTTGCAATTTGCGATACTGTGGTTTTTGCTCCGGCGCAAAAACCGGGTGCCGGTTTTGGCGAGAGAGATTTGTTTTTCCTTGTTTAAATCGATCGGCGCTGGAATTTTTATGGCGCTTGCGCTATATTTGACGATGGAAGCTTTGCCGTTTTCCGTTGGTCCGCTTTCGACTTTGCTTGCCGGCGGCGCGGTCGGCGGCGCGGTTTATCTGGCCGCGGCTTGGCTTTTTAGAACGCCCGAGATTAAGGAATTATTGGCTTCTTGA
- a CDS encoding DHH family phosphoesterase, producing MENEKIKNLDKATERIKLAAAGKERIIIYGDADLDGVSAAIMAGEIVKNIGGNVAAYHFPNREKEGYGITKTALEVLAPLAPALLIAVDLGIGNFKEVKLAREAGFSTLIIDHHEILDGVPEADIIVDPKQPGDSSPFKFYCAAGLVFKLAEELFGPDFYGNLRQSFAELAALATIADMMPREAGNNDIIDEGLLTVKQSFRPGLRAFFETDAFFENDSRNFNNRLSKIIAVLNVRDMRGGAPAAFELLTTDSLERSQELIKEFLEINKLRRAKIDGVVEEIKKRVFGIECPIIFEGSPDWDMNLLGTVASILNIDYKKPVFIYKKLDFDCQGTVRSIDAIDSVALMKKCKNLLISFGGHPKAGGFRVKNENLEKFKQCLIDNLKK from the coding sequence ATGGAAAACGAAAAGATAAAAAATTTGGATAAGGCCACGGAACGGATAAAACTTGCCGCCGCCGGCAAGGAAAGAATAATAATCTACGGCGACGCCGATCTTGACGGCGTGAGCGCCGCGATTATGGCCGGCGAGATCGTGAAGAATATCGGCGGCAATGTGGCGGCCTATCACTTTCCGAATCGGGAAAAAGAAGGTTACGGGATTACGAAAACCGCGCTGGAAGTTCTCGCGCCGCTCGCTCCGGCGCTTTTGATTGCGGTTGATCTGGGAATCGGCAATTTCAAAGAGGTTAAGCTTGCCCGCGAGGCCGGGTTTTCCACGCTGATCATCGATCACCATGAGATTCTGGACGGCGTGCCCGAAGCCGATATAATTGTCGATCCCAAACAGCCGGGAGATTCTTCGCCGTTTAAATTTTATTGCGCGGCGGGATTGGTTTTCAAACTGGCCGAGGAGCTTTTCGGCCCGGATTTTTACGGAAATTTGCGGCAAAGTTTTGCCGAACTGGCCGCGCTGGCCACGATCGCGGATATGATGCCGCGCGAAGCCGGGAACAATGATATTATCGACGAAGGTTTGCTGACGGTAAAACAATCGTTTCGGCCCGGTTTGCGCGCGTTTTTTGAAACAGATGCGTTTTTTGAAAATGATTCGCGCAATTTCAACAATCGTCTAAGCAAAATAATCGCGGTATTGAATGTGCGCGATATGCGCGGCGGCGCGCCCGCGGCGTTTGAATTGCTGACCACCGATTCGCTGGAGAGATCGCAAGAGTTAATAAAAGAATTTTTGGAAATCAACAAGTTGCGCCGGGCAAAGATCGACGGGGTGGTCGAGGAAATAAAAAAGCGGGTTTTCGGAATCGAATGCCCGATAATTTTTGAAGGCAGTCCCGATTGGGATATGAATCTTTTGGGAACCGTGGCGTCGATTTTGAATATCGATTACAAAAAGCCGGTTTTCATCTACAAGAAACTCGATTTCGATTGCCAGGGAACGGTGCGGAGCATTGATGCCATTGACAGCGTGGCGTTGATGAAAAAATGCAAAAATTTGCTAATAAGTTTCGGCGGGCATCCCAAAGCCGGCGGCTTTCGCGTGAAAAACGAAAATCTGGAAAAATTCAAACAATGCTTGATCGACAATCTTAAGAAATGA
- a CDS encoding septum formation initiator family protein: MAIRIPKIRKKSSLKSKFVSAAAGLAALAVVAFLALSNWRIYNSRQALDVEIKKMQGQIQILEERRDALKAGLNAAQGESFQEEKMREQGYKKPGEEVIAVLQDGQTSATKQDGTVSGDTFWSDLWEKIKGIKP; encoded by the coding sequence ATGGCAATCAGGATTCCAAAAATCAGGAAGAAGTCTTCGCTGAAATCAAAATTCGTCTCGGCGGCGGCGGGGTTGGCCGCTTTGGCCGTGGTCGCGTTTTTGGCACTTTCGAATTGGCGCATCTACAATAGCCGCCAGGCGCTGGATGTCGAGATCAAAAAAATGCAGGGGCAGATTCAGATTTTGGAAGAACGCCGTGACGCGCTCAAAGCCGGCTTGAACGCCGCGCAGGGGGAAAGTTTCCAGGAGGAAAAGATGCGCGAGCAAGGTTATAAAAAACCGGGCGAAGAGGTGATCGCGGTCTTGCAAGACGGACAAACCTCTGCTACAAAACAAGATGGAACCGTTTCCGGCGACACCTTCTGGAGTGACCTGTGGGAAAAAATCAAAGGAATCAAACCTTAA
- the lepA gene encoding translation elongation factor 4, whose amino-acid sequence MHDQSKIRNFVIISHVDHGKSTLADRFLEITGTIKKDKLETQHLDMMDLEKERGITIKMTPVRMEYKGYAMNLIDTPGHVDFGYEVSRSLEAVEGAILLVDVAQGIQAQTLANLDLARKQNLVIIPAINKIDLPYAKVDEAKADLAALLNLKPEDIFAVSARSGLNVDQLLDEVIKKVPAPLGDKEKPLRALVFDSKYDPYQGVIAYVRLMDGRVAFNDKLRLIQNKVDGIVKETGYFLPQMEKSTGLVCGEIGYVATGVKDPEKVRVGETITQAWAYSEKTKTFLVRPLPGYDEPKPMIFASVYPENADDFDDLKVALSKLKLSDPSFIFEPEMKEFLGRGYRCGFLGTLHAEIVCERLFREFDLDLIISSPSVVYKIKDNRGDEQVIYTSSDWPDQSAVKEASEPWVKLEIVTPIDYLGPISDMAKEYNAIYINTDYVGNEKLLLGYEIPMRKIVSGFYDSLKGVSQGYASMNYELIGYRPANLVKLEILINGEKEEAFAKIVPEEEAMPEGRKIAAKLKDKLPSQMFSLPIQAVLGGKVVARETLGAKRRDVTAPLYGGDVTRKNKLLKKQKEGKKKLQARGQVHIPPTVFMDMFKAG is encoded by the coding sequence ATGCACGATCAATCGAAAATAAGGAATTTTGTGATCATCAGCCATGTTGATCACGGCAAGTCGACTTTGGCCGACCGGTTTTTGGAAATAACCGGCACCATCAAAAAAGACAAGCTGGAAACACAGCATCTGGATATGATGGATTTGGAAAAGGAAAGGGGGATAACCATTAAAATGACGCCGGTGCGGATGGAATACAAGGGATACGCGATGAACTTGATCGACACACCCGGCCATGTGGATTTTGGCTATGAAGTGAGCCGCAGTCTGGAGGCGGTGGAAGGCGCGATTTTATTGGTGGATGTGGCGCAGGGTATTCAGGCGCAGACTTTGGCCAACCTTGATCTGGCGCGAAAACAGAATTTGGTGATTATTCCGGCGATCAATAAAATCGATTTGCCGTATGCCAAAGTCGATGAAGCCAAAGCCGATCTGGCCGCGCTTTTGAATTTAAAGCCGGAGGATATTTTCGCGGTGTCGGCGCGCAGCGGTTTGAATGTGGACCAATTGCTGGACGAGGTGATTAAAAAAGTGCCGGCGCCCCTCGGTGACAAGGAAAAACCCTTGCGCGCGCTGGTGTTTGATTCTAAATACGACCCTTATCAGGGGGTGATCGCGTATGTGCGCCTGATGGACGGCCGCGTGGCGTTCAACGATAAATTGCGATTGATACAAAATAAAGTTGACGGCATTGTCAAGGAAACCGGTTATTTTTTGCCGCAAATGGAGAAATCAACCGGTTTGGTTTGCGGCGAGATCGGTTATGTTGCCACAGGCGTTAAAGACCCGGAAAAGGTGCGGGTGGGGGAAACGATCACGCAGGCTTGGGCGTACAGTGAAAAGACCAAAACTTTTTTGGTCCGGCCTTTGCCGGGTTATGACGAACCCAAGCCGATGATCTTCGCTTCGGTCTATCCGGAAAACGCCGATGATTTCGATGATTTGAAAGTGGCGCTGTCGAAACTGAAATTGAGCGACCCGTCGTTTATTTTTGAGCCGGAAATGAAAGAATTTTTGGGACGGGGTTATCGTTGCGGTTTTTTGGGAACTTTGCACGCCGAAATCGTTTGCGAACGGCTGTTTCGCGAATTTGATCTGGATCTGATAATTTCTTCGCCGTCGGTGGTCTACAAGATCAAGGATAACCGGGGCGACGAACAGGTGATCTATACGAGCAGCGATTGGCCCGACCAATCGGCGGTCAAGGAAGCTTCCGAGCCGTGGGTGAAGCTGGAGATCGTCACGCCGATCGATTATCTGGGACCGATTTCGGATATGGCCAAAGAATACAATGCCATTTATATCAACACCGATTATGTGGGCAATGAAAAATTGCTTTTGGGCTACGAGATTCCGATGCGCAAGATCGTGAGCGGATTCTATGATTCGCTCAAGGGTGTAAGCCAGGGTTACGCGTCGATGAACTACGAGCTTATCGGTTATCGGCCGGCCAATTTGGTCAAGCTGGAAATTTTGATCAACGGCGAGAAGGAAGAAGCGTTCGCCAAGATCGTTCCCGAGGAAGAAGCGATGCCCGAGGGCCGCAAGATCGCCGCCAAGCTCAAGGATAAATTGCCATCGCAAATGTTTTCCCTGCCGATTCAGGCGGTTTTGGGCGGCAAAGTGGTGGCGCGCGAAACTTTGGGCGCCAAGAGAAGAGATGTAACCGCGCCGTTGTACGGCGGCGATGTGACCCGAAAAAACAAATTATTGAAAAAACAAAAAGAAGGCAAGAAGAAATTGCAAGCTCGCGGCCAGGTCCATATCCCGCCCACGGTGTTTATGGATATGTTCAAAGCCGGCTAA
- a CDS encoding ISNCY family transposase, whose translation MEKEIIGMTQKDLAKYQVIKNLIAKLINGTDAAKQLSLSVRQVKRLKARTIANGAKGIIHKLRGRESNHKTDPALYQEAKDIIETNYPDFGPVFAHEKLVEIHRLDIGPAATRNLMIKEKIWIPKKRKRNKQYRSQRERKDSFGEMIQFDGCYHFWFEGRGGEFCLLSGIDDATGKPVKLKLGTSEGIQDVFAYWKEYIQKYGKPIAIYLDKFSTYKINHKNAKDNHELLTQFQRACKELDIALITAHSPQAKGRVENPFGTFQDRLVKELRLQNISTVEEANEFLEEFWAGDYGKRFAVAPKIKTDLHRKLTDKELSNLDAIFSVQSTRQVKNDFTIQFKNHWYQLSKEQPLTIRRQEKALVEERLDGSLAIRLRGKYLNFKLLPAKPQKAAEPLPVAIAASKARTPAPNHPWRGKFAKLEEYEKVFS comes from the coding sequence ATGGAAAAAGAAATTATTGGTATGACGCAAAAAGATTTAGCCAAGTATCAAGTGATCAAGAATTTGATTGCCAAATTGATCAACGGCACGGACGCGGCCAAGCAATTATCTCTGTCGGTAAGGCAGGTAAAGCGTTTGAAGGCAAGAACAATCGCCAATGGCGCCAAAGGCATCATTCACAAATTAAGAGGCAGGGAAAGCAACCACAAAACCGATCCGGCATTGTATCAAGAAGCCAAAGATATAATTGAAACAAATTACCCTGATTTCGGTCCCGTATTCGCCCATGAAAAGCTGGTGGAAATCCATCGTCTGGATATCGGCCCGGCCGCCACGCGAAACTTGATGATCAAAGAAAAAATCTGGATTCCCAAAAAACGAAAGCGCAACAAACAATATCGCTCCCAAAGGGAACGCAAGGACAGTTTCGGCGAGATGATCCAGTTTGACGGTTGCTACCATTTCTGGTTTGAAGGTCGCGGCGGGGAATTTTGCCTGCTCTCCGGCATTGACGATGCCACCGGCAAGCCGGTCAAGCTCAAACTCGGCACAAGCGAAGGCATTCAAGATGTCTTTGCCTACTGGAAGGAATACATTCAAAAATACGGCAAGCCGATTGCCATCTACTTGGACAAATTCAGCACTTACAAAATCAACCACAAGAACGCCAAAGACAATCATGAGCTGTTAACGCAATTTCAAAGGGCTTGCAAAGAATTGGATATTGCCCTGATCACCGCCCACAGTCCGCAAGCCAAAGGCCGGGTGGAGAATCCTTTCGGCACCTTCCAAGACCGGCTGGTAAAGGAATTGCGCTTGCAAAACATTTCCACTGTTGAAGAAGCCAATGAGTTTTTGGAAGAATTCTGGGCCGGCGACTACGGCAAAAGATTCGCCGTCGCTCCCAAAATCAAGACCGATCTGCATCGCAAACTGACCGACAAGGAATTATCGAATTTGGACGCGATATTCTCGGTCCAGTCAACCCGGCAAGTGAAAAATGACTTTACCATTCAATTCAAAAATCATTGGTATCAATTAAGCAAAGAACAGCCATTAACAATCCGGCGGCAAGAAAAAGCGCTGGTTGAAGAACGGCTTGACGGATCGCTGGCGATCAGATTGCGCGGCAAATACTTGAATTTCAAGCTTTTGCCGGCCAAGCCGCAAAAGGCGGCTGAGCCGCTGCCGGTGGCGATTGCGGCGAGCAAGGCGCGCACTCCGGCGCCGAACCATCCCTGGCGCGGAAAGTTTGCCAAGCTGGAAGAATACGAAAAGGTATTTTCTTGA
- a CDS encoding very short patch repair endonuclease codes for MDKFSKEKRSSIMSRIHSSNTDFEQKIFREVSRKGIKFKKNYKKVIGKPDIALLKFQKAVFLHSDFWHGWQLSRWESVLPNEFWKNKLRKNKLRDRFVAGKLRKIGWQVLTIWEHQIKSDFNGSVNRIISFLKDSPKRYPPKKS; via the coding sequence ATGGATAAATTTAGTAAGGAAAAACGAAGTTCAATAATGTCGAGGATTCATTCGTCGAATACTGATTTTGAGCAGAAAATCTTTCGAGAAGTATCAAGGAAAGGCATTAAATTTAAAAAAAACTACAAAAAAGTAATTGGTAAGCCAGATATTGCTTTACTAAAATTTCAAAAGGCGGTTTTTTTGCATAGTGATTTTTGGCACGGTTGGCAACTTTCACGGTGGGAATCGGTGCTTCCAAATGAGTTTTGGAAAAATAAATTAAGAAAAAATAAATTGAGGGATAGGTTCGTTGCGGGAAAGTTAAGGAAAATTGGTTGGCAAGTGCTAACGATTTGGGAACATCAAATTAAAAGTGATTTTAATGGATCGGTTAATAGAATTATTAGTTTTTTGAAAGACTCGCCAAAAAGGTATCCGCCAAAAAAATCTTAG
- the tnpA gene encoding IS200/IS605 family transposase produces MEQEKRDIWRWYHNVSECYYHIQITVKYRKALLNEKVIAAIVESLKGFMERYAIEISHVGFDQDHAHILARFLPKYSGGQVIKIIKSITAREVFRQVPEIKKELWGGDFWTDGYYIATISARGNRKVIERYIQNQGRPKDVSQLRLFEL; encoded by the coding sequence ATGGAGCAAGAAAAGCGGGATATCTGGCGTTGGTACCACAATGTTTCCGAATGTTATTACCACATCCAGATTACGGTCAAATATCGCAAAGCATTACTGAACGAAAAGGTGATTGCCGCAATTGTCGAGAGCCTGAAAGGATTTATGGAACGGTACGCCATTGAGATCAGCCATGTGGGATTCGACCAAGACCACGCCCATATTCTGGCAAGATTCCTGCCGAAGTATTCCGGCGGCCAGGTTATCAAAATAATAAAAAGCATTACCGCGCGCGAGGTGTTCCGGCAAGTTCCCGAAATTAAAAAAGAACTCTGGGGTGGAGATTTCTGGACAGACGGCTATTATATCGCTACGATCAGCGCACGCGGTAATAGGAAAGTTATTGAGCGATACATTCAAAACCAAGGCAGACCAAAAGACGTGAGCCAGTTACGATTGTTTGAATTGTAG
- a CDS encoding four helix bundle protein, with protein MNVSNCNVSNGGKSYDLEERTAKFGESVIIFCRAVKQDTISKPLISQIVRSGTSVGANYMEANGASSKKDFRNKIYICKKECQETKHWLRMIAVCFPENKEEIRKLWQEAQELTMIFQKIVNTSQKED; from the coding sequence ATGAATGTTTCAAATTGCAATGTTTCAAATGGTGGCAAAAGCTACGATCTGGAAGAACGCACCGCTAAATTTGGCGAGAGTGTTATAATCTTTTGCAGAGCGGTAAAACAAGATACGATTTCAAAACCGCTTATCAGCCAAATCGTAAGGTCGGGCACGAGTGTCGGTGCGAATTATATGGAAGCAAATGGCGCCAGCTCAAAGAAGGACTTTAGGAACAAAATTTATATTTGCAAGAAAGAATGTCAAGAAACAAAACATTGGTTAAGGATGATCGCGGTTTGTTTTCCGGAAAACAAGGAAGAAATACGAAAATTGTGGCAGGAAGCGCAAGAATTGACGATGATATTCCAGAAAATAGTAAATACATCACAAAAAGAAGACTGA
- a CDS encoding phosphoglycerate kinase, translating to MKFLSEGDFKNKRVLVRCDFNVAIGDDGEISDDFRIVKTLPTIKFLAKKGAVTVLMSHLENGGKPVSLRIAAKRLEKLLSLPVKFLDDCAGGKIDKEIKSAKPGKIIMLENLRFHEQEKANDDAFARQLAKMGDCYVNEAFSCSHREHASITGVPKYMPSYAGLLFEDEINKLSRILKEPARPFVVVIGGAKIETKSKVIANILKVADHVLIGSKIGEKILAQKRQLMGRESGPDDPAIDAINLTSPKIHLPIDGILALKGAVEGYSRTAAIGTMRGEEEIYDIGPETVKIFSEIINDAKTVFFNGPVGLSERPAFAAGTKAILETIARANNAYRVAGGGETLEAIHKYKAEKNFEFLSTGGGAMLEYLAGGRLPGIAALEAAPDIQSEPAPTVNK from the coding sequence ATGAAATTCTTATCGGAAGGTGATTTCAAAAACAAAAGAGTGTTGGTGAGGTGCGATTTTAATGTCGCGATCGGCGACGATGGCGAAATCAGCGATGATTTCCGGATTGTCAAAACCCTGCCCACGATAAAATTTTTGGCCAAAAAGGGCGCGGTCACGGTTTTGATGAGCCATTTGGAGAACGGAGGCAAACCGGTCAGTTTGCGGATCGCGGCCAAGCGTTTGGAAAAATTGCTTTCGCTGCCGGTGAAATTTTTGGATGATTGCGCGGGCGGAAAAATCGACAAAGAAATCAAATCCGCCAAGCCCGGGAAAATCATAATGCTTGAAAATCTGCGGTTTCATGAACAAGAAAAGGCCAATGACGACGCTTTCGCCCGCCAGCTTGCCAAAATGGGAGATTGCTATGTTAATGAAGCGTTTTCCTGTTCGCACCGGGAACACGCGTCGATCACGGGCGTTCCCAAATATATGCCTTCCTATGCCGGATTGCTTTTCGAAGATGAAATCAACAAACTTTCCCGAATACTGAAGGAACCGGCCCGGCCTTTCGTGGTTGTTATCGGCGGCGCCAAAATCGAAACAAAAAGCAAAGTGATCGCCAACATATTGAAGGTCGCGGATCATGTTTTGATCGGTTCAAAGATCGGCGAGAAGATATTGGCGCAGAAACGGCAGTTGATGGGTCGGGAAAGCGGTCCGGACGATCCGGCCATCGACGCGATCAACTTGACCAGTCCCAAAATCCATCTTCCGATCGACGGTATTCTGGCTTTAAAGGGCGCCGTCGAAGGATATTCAAGAACCGCGGCGATCGGAACGATGCGCGGCGAGGAAGAAATCTATGATATCGGTCCGGAAACGGTTAAAATTTTTTCCGAGATAATCAACGACGCCAAAACGGTTTTTTTCAACGGCCCGGTGGGTTTGTCCGAGCGTCCGGCGTTTGCCGCGGGCACAAAAGCGATACTGGAAACGATTGCCCGGGCGAACAACGCTTATCGAGTGGCCGGCGGGGGAGAAACATTGGAAGCGATTCATAAATATAAGGCGGAAAAGAATTTTGAATTTCTGTCCACCGGAGGCGGCGCGATGCTGGAATATCTGGCGGGCGGCCGGTTGCCGGGAATCGCCGCTTTGGAAGCCGCACCCGACATTCAAAGCGAACCGGCGCCGACCGTGAATAAATAA